The following coding sequences lie in one Crassostrea angulata isolate pt1a10 chromosome 10, ASM2561291v2, whole genome shotgun sequence genomic window:
- the LOC128166690 gene encoding uncharacterized protein LOC128166690: MGLIQSCIGKRSNKVDVMSEEEAKAYSKMEEEIKKELVDDNIQTKPLPWMMFCTEPIVPKPFTDDVPGSPVLEVVQKKGGVAFDIGYKSTVPKLPPINAKRVQVPAGGEDYKKWKAERDKLRVDKHEKAKIRRERIIQEKKLSAQRPRTARSRDAIESTPSKD, translated from the exons ATGGGTCTTATCCAGAGTTGTATTGGTAAGAGAAGCAACAAAGTCGATGTCATGTCAGAAGAGGAGGCGAAGGCCTACAGTAAGATGGAAGAGGAGATAAAGAAGGAACTAGTGGATGATAACATCCAGACCAAGCCCCTACCATGGATGATGTTTTGTACAGAGCCTATTGTCCCAAAACCTTTTACCGATGATGTCCCCGGGAGCCCAGTTTTGGAGGTTGTGCAAAAGAAAGGAGGCGTGGCCTTCGATATCGGCTACAAGTCAACTGTACCCAAGCTTCCTCCAATCAACGCTAAAAGGGTTCAGGTTCCAGCTGGGGGCGAGGACTACAAGAAATGGAAAg CTGAAAGAGACAAACTTCGGGTCGATAAGCACGAGAAAGCAAAGATTCGAAGAGAACGTATCATCCAGGAAAAGAAGCTGTCTGCCCAGAGACCAAGGACAGCCCGGTCCAGAGATGCCATTGAAAGCACTCCTTCGAAAGATTGA